The following proteins are encoded in a genomic region of Rubrobacter xylanophilus DSM 9941:
- a CDS encoding methyltransferase domain-containing protein produces MGRGLRDAVRERYAAAARSVAGGGSCCGGAGAAEGEGLPRAAWRASLGCGDPVSLAGLSPGEVVLDLGSGGGLDALRAARRVSPGGRVYGLDMTGEMVELARRNASEAGVHNVEFLQGEIEDIPLPDASVDAVMSNCVINLSTDKERTLAEAARVLRPGGRLAVHDVIFPDGSPPLREGRRRDPELWAGCVAGALRAGEYRRLLAAAGFEEVSVEPVSPFGCGEGLPPLASAFVRARRPAGGRDGS; encoded by the coding sequence ATGGGACGCGGTTTGAGGGATGCGGTGAGGGAGCGCTACGCGGCGGCGGCGCGCTCGGTTGCGGGCGGGGGCTCCTGCTGCGGGGGGGCCGGCGCGGCGGAGGGGGAGGGGCTTCCCCGGGCGGCCTGGCGGGCCTCGCTCGGGTGCGGCGACCCGGTTTCGCTGGCGGGCCTCTCTCCGGGGGAGGTGGTCCTTGATCTGGGGAGCGGCGGGGGGCTCGATGCCCTGCGCGCAGCGCGGCGGGTTTCCCCGGGCGGGAGGGTCTACGGGCTCGACATGACCGGCGAGATGGTGGAGCTCGCCCGCCGGAACGCCTCCGAGGCCGGGGTGCACAACGTGGAGTTTCTCCAGGGCGAGATAGAGGACATCCCCCTGCCGGACGCGAGCGTGGACGCCGTCATGAGCAACTGCGTCATAAACCTCTCCACCGACAAGGAGCGAACGCTTGCCGAAGCGGCAAGGGTGCTCCGGCCCGGCGGGCGGCTCGCCGTCCACGACGTGATCTTCCCGGACGGTTCGCCGCCCCTTCGGGAGGGGCGGCGGCGCGACCCGGAGCTCTGGGCCGGGTGCGTTGCCGGGGCGCTCCGGGCCGGCGAGTACCGGCGCCTGCTCGCCGCTGCCGGGTTCGAGGAGGTCTCCGTCGAGCCGGTGAGTCCTTTCGGCTGCGGGGAGGGGCTACCGCCGCTGGCCAGCGCCTTCGTGCGCGCGCGCAGGCCCGCGGGAGGCCGGGATGGCTCGTAG
- a CDS encoding Nramp family divalent metal transporter, translated as MATAGSGVVEDPYHLTPEGVKEPPEGWIGSLRYFGPGLILSASIVGSGELIATTTLGAQAGFAILWIVIFSTLVKVAVQIELARWTISTGQPALTGYNKVPPRFGPIGWVNVLWVVMALSKVLQIGGIVGGVAVAFSVLIPIGGDPLGFRSILVWTVLVAAGSIALLYSNRYGLIERGAVLLVGVFTFVTIAIAFGLPFTPFGYGVGDLASGLSFQIPAGALGAAIAMFGITGVGADEITFYTYWCVEKGYARWVGPNDGSEEWARRARGWVSVMYKDAFLSWVVYTFGTLAFFIMGAAVLNPQNLVPEGNEMITTLSRMYTDTLGEWASVGFLIGAIAVLGSTLWAAIPSWSRMFTNLLATVGLLDWQDTTSRLRCIRAFTVILPTVWGAAYLFIQAPVIMVQIGGVMTGVFLLAVVVCVWYLRRTEIDPRLYGGTPFNALLVLSSLAIALLGVYSILSVFNLLPSA; from the coding sequence TGGCGACGGCTGGGTCTGGTGTTGTGGAGGACCCCTACCATCTCACGCCGGAGGGGGTAAAGGAGCCTCCGGAGGGTTGGATCGGGAGCCTGCGGTACTTCGGGCCGGGGCTCATCCTGAGCGCCTCCATCGTGGGGTCGGGGGAGTTGATCGCGACGACCACCCTGGGTGCGCAGGCGGGATTTGCGATCCTGTGGATCGTCATCTTCAGCACCCTGGTCAAGGTCGCGGTGCAGATAGAGCTCGCCCGCTGGACCATCTCCACCGGGCAGCCCGCGCTCACCGGCTACAACAAGGTGCCGCCCAGGTTCGGGCCCATAGGCTGGGTCAACGTGCTTTGGGTCGTCATGGCGCTCTCGAAGGTGCTCCAGATCGGGGGGATCGTCGGCGGGGTCGCGGTGGCCTTCAGCGTGCTTATTCCCATCGGCGGGGACCCTCTGGGGTTCAGGTCAATCCTCGTCTGGACCGTGCTGGTGGCCGCGGGCAGCATAGCGCTGCTCTACTCCAACCGCTACGGGCTCATCGAGCGCGGCGCCGTGCTGCTGGTCGGCGTCTTCACGTTCGTCACCATCGCCATAGCCTTCGGGCTCCCCTTCACCCCGTTCGGCTACGGGGTGGGGGATCTCGCCAGCGGCCTGAGCTTCCAGATCCCGGCCGGCGCCCTCGGGGCCGCGATAGCGATGTTCGGGATAACCGGCGTGGGGGCCGACGAGATCACCTTCTACACCTACTGGTGCGTGGAGAAGGGCTACGCCCGCTGGGTCGGGCCGAACGACGGCAGCGAGGAGTGGGCCCGCCGGGCGCGGGGGTGGGTGAGCGTGATGTACAAGGACGCCTTTCTCTCCTGGGTCGTCTACACCTTCGGGACGCTGGCTTTCTTCATCATGGGGGCGGCGGTGCTCAACCCCCAGAACCTCGTCCCCGAGGGGAACGAGATGATCACCACCCTCTCCCGCATGTACACCGACACCCTGGGCGAGTGGGCGAGCGTCGGCTTCCTGATCGGGGCGATCGCCGTCCTGGGATCCACGCTGTGGGCCGCGATCCCGAGCTGGTCGCGGATGTTCACGAACCTGCTGGCGACGGTCGGCCTCCTGGACTGGCAGGACACCACCTCCCGCCTGCGCTGCATCCGGGCCTTCACCGTCATCCTGCCCACCGTCTGGGGAGCGGCCTACCTGTTTATCCAGGCGCCGGTGATCATGGTCCAGATCGGCGGCGTCATGACCGGCGTCTTCCTGCTCGCCGTGGTCGTCTGCGTCTGGTACCTGCGCCGCACCGAGATAGACCCCAGGCTCTACGGCGGCACCCCCTTCAACGCCCTCCTCGTCCTGAGCAGCCTCGCCATCGCCCTCCTCGGCGTCTACTCGATCCTGAGCGTCTTCAACCTCCTCCCCAGCGCCTGA